One Beggiatoa leptomitoformis DNA segment encodes these proteins:
- a CDS encoding prepilin-type N-terminal cleavage/methylation domain-containing protein, with the protein MMAHSAPIQYSGFTLLELLVVLLLIGLLAGMTLPRLTNLYNTFQSASEREDILIQLNGLSYKAYQQGRIFVLTTFPASSPEKPIDIPLVLPQGWRVTAEKPILFRENGACNGGIVSLSYQENLSYRAELTPPFCRAHLL; encoded by the coding sequence ATGATGGCTCACTCCGCGCCAATACAATACTCAGGTTTCACCCTCCTAGAACTCCTCGTTGTTCTATTACTCATAGGCTTACTTGCGGGCATGACGCTCCCGCGTTTAACCAATTTATATAATACCTTTCAATCCGCTTCTGAGCGGGAAGATATTCTTATTCAACTCAATGGATTAAGTTATAAAGCCTACCAACAAGGTAGAATATTTGTACTAACCACTTTTCCCGCAAGCTCCCCCGAAAAACCCATTGATATTCCCCTTGTTTTGCCACAAGGTTGGCGTGTGACCGCAGAAAAACCAATTCTTTTTCGGGAAAATGGCGCGTGTAATGGCGGGATTGTTTCCTTATCTTATCAAGAAAATCTATCTTATCGTGCCGAACTCACGCCCCCTTTTTGTCGAGCCCATTTGTTATGA
- a CDS encoding N-acetylmuramoyl-L-alanine amidase — translation MKIINHRLCRDDDTPYPFRASPNIGDALNPSFLVMHYTAGRNFDQSVNWLVNPAAKASAHLVVGRDGSVIQLVAFNKVAWHAGSSSWQGYTGLNNYSIGIELDNVGIVNPSPTGDFRTWFGDPIPIEQVIQAQHKNETVSRYWQLYTPEQLFTALEIAGTLIQHYGLKDILGHDDIAPGRKSDPGPAFPMMTFRSRLLGRSDSVSDEGGTYVTTANLHIRKTPDQNGATLPNSPLPKDTRLKATGEETGVWKEVEVLDNVKNLKGQIGWVHSRFIVAK, via the coding sequence ATGAAGATTATAAATCACCGCCTGTGCCGTGATGACGATACACCTTATCCTTTCCGTGCTTCTCCTAATATTGGTGATGCTCTAAATCCTAGTTTTTTGGTGATGCACTACACCGCAGGGCGTAATTTTGACCAGTCTGTCAATTGGTTAGTTAATCCTGCGGCAAAAGCCTCTGCACATCTGGTTGTTGGACGCGATGGTAGTGTTATTCAACTGGTTGCTTTTAATAAGGTTGCATGGCACGCAGGGAGCAGTTCTTGGCAGGGTTATACAGGGTTAAACAACTATTCTATCGGGATAGAATTAGACAATGTTGGGATTGTAAACCCTTCTCCAACAGGTGATTTTCGCACTTGGTTTGGTGACCCTATTCCCATTGAGCAAGTCATTCAAGCGCAACATAAAAATGAAACGGTTTCTCGTTATTGGCAATTATATACACCTGAGCAATTGTTTACTGCCTTAGAAATTGCGGGGACATTAATTCAACATTATGGATTAAAAGATATTTTAGGACATGATGATATAGCCCCCGGACGTAAGAGCGACCCCGGTCCTGCTTTCCCTATGATGACTTTTCGCTCACGTTTATTAGGACGTTCAGATTCTGTCAGTGATGAGGGGGGAACGTATGTAACAACGGCTAATTTACACATTCGTAAAACGCCTGACCAAAACGGGGCGACGTTGCCAAATAGTCCACTGCCTAAAGATACCCGCTTAAAAGCGACGGGAGAGGAAACAGGTGTGTGGAAAGAAGTTGAAGTCTTAGATAATGTTAAAAATTTGAAGGGGCAAATCGGTTGGGTACATAGCCGTTTTATCGTGGCAAAATAG
- a CDS encoding diguanylate cyclase, whose translation MDTPLYPLKTEINYKDNILIIDDTLPNLRLLSNMLTEQGYKVRGVTNGNSALIAIHLSLPDLVLLDINIPDINGYEVCERLKADEKTRDIPVIFISAMHDILDKVKAFSIGGVDYITKPFHVDEVLARVRTHLTIRHLQKRLELANQELYRQATLDGLTQIANRRRFDSYLEQMWQQMMNLQKPIALILADIDYFKTYNDTYGHLMGDECLKKVAKTIEGATHRATDLAARYGGEEFAVILPETDITDALQVAETIQDNIKLLAIPHTQSTVSHLLTLSIGVTCMIPSTTNNNVAIQLIRQADALLYQAKSSGRNRIRYLTP comes from the coding sequence ATGGATACACCTCTTTACCCCTTAAAAACAGAGATAAATTATAAAGATAATATCCTCATTATTGATGATACCCTGCCTAATTTACGCCTACTTTCCAATATGCTAACCGAACAAGGCTATAAAGTTCGAGGCGTTACTAACGGCAATAGTGCATTGATTGCTATCCATTTATCACTACCCGATTTAGTCCTACTTGATATTAATATTCCCGATATAAATGGCTATGAAGTTTGTGAACGGCTAAAAGCTGACGAAAAAACCCGTGATATTCCCGTGATTTTTATCAGTGCAATGCACGATATTTTAGATAAAGTTAAAGCCTTTAGTATTGGCGGTGTGGACTACATCACCAAACCTTTTCACGTGGACGAAGTATTAGCAAGAGTGCGCACCCACTTAACCATCCGCCACTTACAAAAACGCCTAGAACTAGCGAATCAAGAATTGTATCGTCAAGCAACCTTAGATGGTTTAACCCAAATTGCTAACCGTCGCCGTTTTGATAGCTATTTAGAACAAATGTGGCAACAAATGATGAATTTACAAAAGCCTATTGCCTTGATTCTCGCTGATATAGATTATTTTAAAACCTACAATGACACTTATGGACATTTAATGGGTGATGAATGCTTAAAAAAAGTAGCAAAAACAATTGAAGGCGCAACACATCGAGCAACAGACCTTGCTGCTCGGTATGGAGGAGAAGAATTTGCAGTCATTTTACCTGAAACAGATATAACAGACGCATTACAAGTCGCTGAAACTATTCAAGACAATATCAAACTGCTTGCAATACCACACACACAATCAACCGTCAGTCATTTACTGACGCTAAGCATCGGTGTTACCTGTATGATACCCTCAACAACCAATAACAATGTCGCAATACAGCTTATAAGACAGGCAGATGCACTACTATATCAAGCAAAATCATCAGGACGAAACCGCATACGATATCTCACCCCATAA
- a CDS encoding fumarate hydratase: MTVIREEDFVQSIADAFQFISYYHPIDYIQALGEAYEREESDAAKDAMAQILVNSRMSAEGHRPLCQDTGICVVFLKIGMDVRFDTQHSIQEMVDEGIRLAYGHPDNTLRASVVNDPAGARKNTRDNTPGIVHIELVSGDKVEVKVAAKGGGSENKSKFVMLNPSDSIVDWVLETVPKMGAGWCPPGILGIGIGGTAEKAMLLAKESLMEHIDIHELKARGASNRIEELRLELYEKVNALGIGAQGLGGLTTVLDIKILDYPTHAASLPVAMIPNCAATRHAHFTLDGTGAAHLPVPKLEDWPKVTWTASSQTRRVNLDTITHEEILQWQPGERLLLNGKLLTGRDAAHKRIADLFAQGKGLPEGVDFNNRFIYYVGPVDAVRDEAVGPAGPTTATRMDKFTEMMLAKTGLLGMVGKAERGDIAIEAIKKHKAVYLMAVGGAAYLVSKAIRSSRVVAFGDLGMEAIYEFEVQDMPVTVAVDSKGTSVHKTGPVEWQAKIGKIPVAVKA; the protein is encoded by the coding sequence ATGACTGTCATTCGTGAAGAAGATTTTGTTCAAAGTATCGCCGATGCCTTTCAATTTATTTCTTATTATCATCCCATTGATTACATCCAAGCCTTAGGCGAAGCCTATGAACGAGAAGAATCTGATGCGGCTAAAGACGCAATGGCACAAATTCTCGTCAACTCGCGCATGAGTGCCGAAGGTCATCGTCCCCTCTGTCAAGACACAGGAATCTGTGTTGTCTTTTTAAAAATTGGGATGGATGTCCGTTTTGATACACAACATAGTATTCAAGAAATGGTTGATGAAGGCATTCGTCTTGCCTATGGTCATCCTGATAACACCCTTCGTGCCTCTGTTGTTAATGACCCTGCGGGCGCACGCAAAAACACCCGCGACAATACCCCCGGTATTGTTCACATAGAATTAGTATCGGGTGATAAAGTAGAAGTTAAAGTAGCTGCTAAAGGCGGTGGTTCTGAGAATAAAAGCAAATTTGTCATGCTCAACCCAAGTGATAGCATTGTCGATTGGGTTTTGGAAACCGTGCCAAAAATGGGAGCAGGTTGGTGTCCGCCCGGTATTTTAGGCATAGGCATTGGTGGCACAGCAGAAAAAGCCATGCTCCTCGCTAAAGAATCACTCATGGAACACATCGATATTCATGAACTAAAAGCCCGTGGTGCTAGCAATCGCATAGAAGAATTACGCCTAGAACTCTATGAAAAAGTAAATGCCTTGGGCATTGGTGCGCAAGGTTTGGGTGGTTTAACCACCGTTTTAGACATTAAGATTTTAGATTACCCCACTCATGCTGCCTCCCTGCCCGTTGCAATGATTCCTAACTGTGCGGCAACTCGTCATGCTCACTTTACACTGGATGGCACAGGGGCTGCCCACTTACCTGTTCCCAAACTAGAAGACTGGCCAAAAGTCACATGGACAGCAAGCTCACAAACACGCCGTGTTAATTTAGACACTATCACGCATGAAGAAATTCTCCAATGGCAACCCGGTGAACGCTTGTTGCTCAATGGTAAATTACTCACTGGGCGCGATGCAGCACACAAACGTATTGCGGATTTATTCGCACAAGGCAAAGGATTACCTGAAGGAGTTGATTTTAACAATCGCTTTATTTACTACGTCGGACCTGTCGATGCAGTACGTGATGAAGCCGTAGGTCCTGCAGGTCCTACAACAGCGACGCGGATGGACAAATTCACCGAAATGATGCTTGCTAAAACGGGTTTATTGGGCATGGTAGGCAAAGCAGAACGGGGTGATATTGCGATTGAAGCCATTAAGAAACACAAAGCTGTTTATTTAATGGCGGTTGGTGGTGCTGCCTATTTAGTTTCTAAGGCTATCCGTTCTTCTCGTGTTGTTGCGTTTGGCGATTTGGGTATGGAAGCTATTTATGAGTTTGAGGTGCAAGACATGCCTGTCACAGTTGCCGTTGATTCTAAAGGAACTTCTGTACATAAAACAGGGCCAGTGGAATGGCAGGCAAAAATCGGTAAAATCCCTGTCGCTGTTAAAGCCTAA
- the rimI gene encoding ribosomal protein S18-alanine N-acetyltransferase: MSAVLQLSEFAIRPMQQIDITNIMLIETVAYTHPWTEGIFRDCLRVGYPAWVLEQNGILLGYALLSIVLDEAHILNLCIHPDYQRCGHGQRLLSHLFEIACQQHLKTMLLEVRASNTAAYRLYTMMGFIEVGIRKHYYPTDNIHIREHALILTKIL, translated from the coding sequence ATGAGTGCTGTTTTACAATTATCAGAATTCGCCATCCGTCCTATGCAACAAATCGATATCACCAACATTATGTTGATAGAAACCGTTGCTTATACGCATCCTTGGACAGAAGGAATTTTTCGGGACTGTTTGCGTGTTGGCTATCCTGCATGGGTTTTAGAACAAAACGGTATATTGTTGGGGTACGCGCTACTGTCCATTGTTTTAGATGAAGCACATATTTTAAACCTATGTATTCACCCCGATTACCAACGCTGTGGACATGGACAACGCTTATTAAGTCATCTATTTGAAATAGCCTGCCAACAACATTTAAAAACGATGTTACTAGAAGTCCGTGCATCCAATACGGCCGCTTATCGGCTTTATACAATGATGGGATTTATAGAAGTTGGCATACGGAAACATTATTATCCAACGGATAATATTCATATTCGGGAACATGCGTTGATACTAACAAAAATATTGTAA
- a CDS encoding PulJ/GspJ family protein, whose amino-acid sequence MKQRGFTILEAIVALVLIATTGLALFSWINTSLFSLYRVQQVQQRNEAIRNALAFVSTINPLQRPEGQETLGAYRFVWTATPIEPPRDGINRLGSIGLYQVGLFTMTVQIYQAEELLTEFNFRHIGALQVRDPVTDL is encoded by the coding sequence ATGAAACAGCGTGGATTCACTATCTTAGAAGCAATTGTTGCACTTGTTCTGATTGCAACCACAGGACTTGCGCTATTTAGCTGGATTAATACCAGTTTATTCAGCCTGTACCGTGTACAACAAGTACAACAACGTAATGAAGCCATTCGTAACGCACTTGCTTTTGTCAGCACGATTAACCCACTACAACGTCCTGAAGGACAGGAAACACTGGGGGCTTACCGTTTTGTTTGGACAGCAACCCCCATAGAACCCCCGCGTGATGGAATTAATCGCTTGGGCAGTATTGGACTATATCAGGTTGGTTTATTCACGATGACCGTGCAAATTTATCAAGCAGAAGAACTGCTCACAGAATTTAATTTTCGCCACATCGGCGCGTTACAAGTCCGCGACCCCGTTACTGACCTGTAG
- a CDS encoding dimethyl sulfoxide reductase anchor subunit family protein: MRPAFSVIFFTVTAGMGYGLMFLLMLVQLINLNVYLSVTQIFLIVCIALVFITAGLLSSTLHLANPTRAWRAFSRFRTSWLSREGILAVIFYPVVLIYLISLWIGKPHWSITLFISILAILTLFATGMIYACLKTIRQWYTPLTPINYVLLGIMLGGLLFVALLGDIATGFLPFVLSLIAIAASAKLIYYGWLGQPTETSINTATGFSYAIVRLLEIGHTADTFVTREFNYSISALQIRILRSIVFIMGFILPAILLGYASVVSQWLAVIIAYSGILLERWLFFAEARHVVNLYHGLQSV; encoded by the coding sequence ATGCGTCCTGCATTTTCTGTTATTTTCTTCACGGTGACGGCTGGCATGGGTTATGGCTTAATGTTCCTGCTCATGCTGGTACAACTAATTAATTTAAATGTTTATTTGTCAGTTACACAAATTTTTTTAATTGTCTGTATTGCTCTCGTTTTCATTACGGCTGGTTTGTTATCTTCTACGCTGCATTTAGCGAACCCAACAAGGGCATGGCGAGCATTTAGCCGTTTTCGAACTTCGTGGTTGTCGCGTGAGGGTATATTGGCGGTCATTTTTTATCCTGTGGTTTTAATTTATTTAATCAGCTTATGGATAGGGAAACCACATTGGAGTATTACATTATTTATCAGTATATTAGCCATTTTAACCTTGTTTGCAACGGGCATGATTTACGCCTGTTTGAAAACTATTCGCCAGTGGTACACACCTTTAACCCCGATTAATTATGTGTTGTTGGGAATTATGTTGGGTGGTTTATTATTTGTCGCGTTATTGGGCGATATTGCCACTGGTTTTTTACCGTTTGTACTTAGCTTAATAGCCATTGCAGCAAGTGCAAAACTAATTTATTACGGTTGGTTAGGGCAACCAACAGAAACGAGTATAAACACCGCTACAGGCTTTAGTTATGCTATTGTCCGTTTATTGGAGATAGGGCATACGGCGGATACGTTTGTAACGCGTGAATTTAACTATTCTATTTCCGCACTGCAAATTCGTATATTGCGCAGTATTGTGTTTATTATGGGATTTATTTTACCTGCCATCTTGCTAGGCTATGCGAGTGTTGTCTCACAATGGCTTGCTGTCATTATCGCTTATAGTGGTATCTTATTAGAACGTTGGCTGTTTTTTGCTGAGGCGCGCCACGTTGTAAACTTGTATCATGGTTTGCAAAGTGTCTAA
- a CDS encoding zinc ribbon-containing protein, which yields MQNNDNKLLSGYQRMMTRVKDALDTPATLTLREHIEAAKEKAIALEELTVEEAERIGHYLFRDLQDAAHYLSETEQGLKEWARFDLALIEDKLLDMFSFMVDHTRSELDAWAERARLATEWMSGEVTGPGTLQCDNCQHSLQFTQPAYIPVCPNCGATLFKRVMDTDDEAVS from the coding sequence ATGCAAAATAATGATAATAAATTGCTTTCTGGCTATCAACGGATGATGACACGGGTGAAAGACGCGCTTGATACACCCGCAACTTTAACTTTACGAGAACACATTGAGGCAGCAAAAGAAAAAGCAATTGCTTTGGAAGAATTGACGGTTGAAGAAGCGGAGCGCATTGGTCATTATTTGTTTCGAGATTTACAGGATGCGGCTCACTATCTATCAGAAACAGAGCAGGGGTTAAAAGAATGGGCGCGGTTTGATTTGGCACTTATCGAGGATAAGTTGCTAGATATGTTTAGTTTTATGGTAGATCATACCCGTTCAGAGTTGGATGCATGGGCAGAACGGGCGCGGCTTGCAACGGAATGGATGAGTGGTGAAGTCACAGGGCCGGGTACGTTACAGTGTGATAATTGTCAACATTCTTTGCAGTTTACGCAACCTGCCTATATTCCTGTGTGTCCAAATTGTGGTGCAACTTTGTTTAAACGGGTAATGGATACGGATGATGAAGCGGTTAGCTAG
- a CDS encoding serine/threonine protein kinase has translation MSLRKGQHVTAEILQYDLIVQEKLGEGGQGEVYRVIHNNQHSYALKWYNTEQSTPEQKKSIQELVSHGAPHGAAGKRFIWPLDIVTTEKNAQFGYLMPLIDTQRFAELGEIQAHRKPAPSFATLCEISYQIANSYRMLHLDGYCYRDISAGNVMFDAQTGETLICDNDNVGINSRDATSQVWGTMEYMAPEVIRGQAKPSIETDQHSLAVLLFNLWVWHHPMHGDMEYQIYVWDLPAKKRIYGENPVFIFDPNNTSNQLPSDAEYHTARKRWQYCPSTLQALFTRAFSDGLHHPAKRVTEGEWQDLFLELKDNALRCPHCHAENLWSPPQNQLACWHCQTTIPIPPKLSITHTKGKHTLLLHKETQLLQRHIQPHSDKSPQVIGEVVQNPNNPNVWGIRNLTDYNWTATLPNGQVKTVEPQRAAPLSLGLRLEILAGVAHAEIIA, from the coding sequence ATGTCATTGCGTAAAGGACAACACGTTACCGCCGAAATTTTGCAATATGACCTTATTGTCCAAGAAAAATTGGGCGAGGGAGGACAAGGCGAAGTTTATCGAGTTATACATAATAATCAACATTCTTACGCGCTAAAGTGGTACAACACTGAACAATCCACACCAGAACAAAAAAAATCTATTCAGGAATTAGTGAGCCATGGCGCGCCACATGGTGCGGCAGGAAAACGCTTTATTTGGCCTTTAGACATCGTTACAACTGAAAAAAATGCACAATTTGGCTATTTAATGCCCTTAATTGATACCCAACGTTTTGCAGAATTGGGTGAAATTCAAGCACATCGTAAACCTGCACCCAGTTTTGCAACTTTGTGTGAGATTTCTTATCAAATCGCTAATAGTTACCGTATGTTACATTTAGATGGTTATTGTTACCGCGATATTTCCGCAGGTAATGTAATGTTTGATGCACAAACAGGGGAAACTCTGATTTGTGATAACGATAATGTTGGCATCAACAGCCGTGATGCCACGTCCCAAGTGTGGGGAACGATGGAATATATGGCCCCCGAAGTGATACGCGGACAAGCAAAACCATCCATTGAAACTGACCAGCATTCGCTAGCCGTCTTACTGTTTAATTTATGGGTATGGCATCATCCCATGCACGGTGACATGGAATATCAGATTTATGTGTGGGATTTACCTGCGAAAAAGCGTATTTATGGGGAAAATCCTGTTTTTATTTTTGACCCAAACAATACGAGTAATCAACTCCCATCTGATGCGGAATATCACACTGCGCGTAAACGTTGGCAATATTGCCCATCTACACTGCAAGCCCTTTTTACACGTGCTTTTTCTGATGGTTTGCATCATCCCGCCAAACGGGTAACGGAAGGCGAATGGCAAGATTTATTTTTAGAACTTAAAGATAATGCGTTACGCTGTCCACATTGCCACGCAGAAAACTTGTGGTCCCCCCCACAAAACCAATTAGCTTGTTGGCACTGTCAAACGACTATCCCCATTCCGCCAAAATTGTCTATTACCCATACTAAAGGTAAACACACCTTATTGTTGCATAAAGAAACCCAACTACTACAACGGCATATTCAACCCCATAGTGATAAAAGTCCGCAAGTAATTGGTGAAGTTGTACAAAATCCGAATAATCCTAACGTTTGGGGAATTCGCAATCTAACCGATTATAACTGGACGGCAACGTTACCCAACGGGCAAGTAAAAACGGTAGAACCACAACGCGCTGCACCACTTAGTTTAGGGCTACGCTTAGAAATTCTCGCAGGCGTTGCCCATGCTGAAATTATCGCATAA
- a CDS encoding HAMP domain-containing hybrid sensor histidine kinase/response regulator — MLISAINRFAEKVFGRVPLLIMLTIPFILQMIIALILVISLSFIYRGQLAEGFMQRLNEACLLRIEQYLQNYLTLPTQLLDYDVAFLQKESIESEKLTSYFSKQLYSFNAISSIWFASIQGQFVSVVKTHDSLLLISTKSPYHTVLQQSFQNIAGDYSHTEQQDTFSFQHSFWYQLPLMNHWETWSNVTSADLPLLERPQQVLSKPVYDLKGQLIGVLGIGVDTYDISDFLQQTLVSENSHILIFESKGPLLALASRFNQQTVMPPLESLIYSNVFVTSLPQPLQSMMNQLQTYLKSGRTIHELQHLHMSINEKNHLFTIKPFKDKHDLSWFIVVLSPELDFMTAVHKDTLNMVTFALLAVLLFAWFSIRTARWVIKPVLSLDDAAQQLAMGKWAHALPVRRVDEMGSLAVSFNTMARQLQASIATLKIKNDELQQLNQLKEIKFHNMAAMVPGVIFQWYEKNTGQQGFYYVSSRCWDLYGISAEALQAGTQSLPIHPDDDIHWRENVRRAIERGEELSVEGRFVLKNGEVKWWRIIAKPVMSRDEVVLNGIIIDITQQQALEESLRQAKETAEQAKLAADIANHAKSRFLANMSHELRTPMNAILGFAQLMIRDAQVTAVQQENLNIIIESGEHLLELINDVLEMSKIEAGQITLNKTTVDLQQMLNNILKMLRIRAKNKGLLLHDVVHATVPRYVKTDENKLRQILINLIANAIKFTEQGQVTVQVAYQPATANKMAQLHFAVQDTGIGIDPNEIERLFEAFQQSVHHNKPYEGSGLGLPISRQFVQLMGGDIDVQSQLGEGSTFHFTVTIERADINTLPISEPYATVVGLATGQANYKLLIVEDNDESRLLLKRLLEGVGFVVNEASNGKQAVSLCQQWQPDLIWMDIRMPVMNGYEATKQIKAQAKGKNIIIIALTASAFEHERQHILDAGCDDFVRKPFREREIFDKLAYYLGVRFIYNTQTNNSISPAPTEQSTTSFHHLEQRLHTLPAQWLTDLQLAAAQADNDVVMQLLQELPNTHHDIADNIATLAHDFQFDTIITLCKSVLSLSPNRQVQ; from the coding sequence ATGTTAATTAGTGCAATTAATCGTTTTGCTGAAAAAGTTTTTGGGCGCGTTCCTTTGCTGATCATGCTAACGATTCCATTTATTTTACAAATGATTATTGCCTTAATTTTAGTGATTAGTTTGTCATTTATTTATCGGGGACAATTAGCCGAAGGGTTTATGCAACGCTTGAATGAGGCGTGTTTATTACGGATAGAGCAATATTTACAGAATTATTTAACCTTGCCTACGCAATTGCTTGATTATGATGTAGCGTTTCTGCAAAAAGAATCTATAGAAAGTGAGAAACTAACCAGCTATTTTTCAAAACAATTATATAGTTTTAATGCTATTTCTAGCATTTGGTTTGCATCGATACAAGGGCAATTTGTCAGTGTGGTTAAAACCCATGATAGTCTGTTATTAATCAGCACTAAATCACCTTATCATACTGTTCTACAACAATCTTTTCAGAATATAGCGGGGGATTATTCTCATACTGAACAGCAAGATACATTTTCTTTTCAACATTCTTTTTGGTATCAATTACCTTTAATGAATCACTGGGAAACATGGTCAAACGTGACCAGTGCCGACTTGCCCTTATTGGAGCGTCCTCAACAAGTATTGAGTAAACCCGTCTATGACTTAAAAGGACAACTTATCGGAGTGTTGGGTATTGGGGTTGATACATACGACATCAGCGATTTTTTACAACAAACCTTAGTCAGTGAAAACAGTCATATATTAATTTTTGAGTCAAAAGGGCCTTTATTAGCGCTTGCATCACGGTTTAATCAACAGACCGTTATGCCACCACTAGAATCGCTTATTTATTCAAATGTGTTTGTAACATCACTACCCCAGCCATTACAAAGTATGATGAATCAACTGCAAACCTATCTTAAATCAGGCAGAACGATACATGAATTACAACATTTACACATGAGTATTAATGAAAAAAATCATTTATTTACGATTAAACCATTTAAGGATAAACATGATTTATCATGGTTTATTGTCGTGTTATCACCAGAATTAGATTTTATGACAGCCGTACATAAAGACACGCTCAATATGGTGACATTTGCATTACTGGCCGTTTTATTATTTGCATGGTTTAGCATACGAACTGCACGCTGGGTGATTAAACCTGTTTTATCTTTAGATGACGCGGCGCAACAGTTGGCTATGGGAAAATGGGCACATGCATTACCTGTTAGACGAGTTGATGAAATGGGCAGTTTAGCGGTGTCTTTCAACACGATGGCGCGACAATTACAAGCATCAATTGCAACCCTTAAAATTAAAAATGATGAGTTACAACAACTTAATCAATTAAAAGAAATTAAATTTCATAACATGGCCGCGATGGTTCCCGGTGTTATTTTTCAATGGTATGAAAAAAATACAGGACAACAAGGCTTTTATTATGTGAGTTCACGCTGTTGGGATTTATACGGTATCAGTGCTGAAGCCTTACAAGCAGGTACGCAAAGCTTACCTATTCACCCTGATGATGATATTCATTGGCGCGAAAATGTCCGCCGTGCTATTGAACGAGGCGAAGAGTTGTCTGTTGAAGGGCGTTTTGTATTAAAAAATGGGGAAGTGAAATGGTGGCGCATCATCGCAAAACCCGTGATGAGTCGGGATGAAGTGGTACTCAATGGCATCATCATTGATATTACTCAACAACAAGCCTTAGAAGAATCTCTACGCCAAGCCAAGGAAACCGCAGAACAAGCAAAATTAGCGGCTGATATTGCAAACCATGCAAAAAGTCGATTTTTAGCCAATATGAGCCATGAACTGCGTACCCCCATGAATGCAATTCTAGGCTTTGCACAATTGATGATACGTGATGCACAAGTAACCGCCGTTCAACAAGAAAACTTAAATATTATTATTGAAAGTGGCGAGCATTTATTAGAATTAATCAATGATGTCTTAGAAATGTCAAAAATTGAAGCAGGGCAAATTACCTTAAATAAAACAACGGTTGATTTGCAACAAATGTTAAATAATATCCTAAAAATGTTAAGAATTCGGGCAAAAAATAAAGGGCTATTGCTACATGATGTTGTTCACGCAACTGTGCCGCGCTATGTTAAAACTGATGAAAACAAGCTACGACAAATTTTAATTAATTTAATTGCTAACGCCATTAAATTTACTGAACAAGGACAAGTAACGGTACAAGTGGCTTATCAACCTGCAACCGCGAACAAGATGGCACAACTGCATTTTGCAGTACAAGATACAGGTATTGGAATTGACCCGAACGAAATAGAACGGCTTTTTGAGGCTTTTCAACAAAGTGTACACCATAATAAGCCTTATGAAGGCTCAGGTTTAGGCTTGCCTATCAGTCGTCAATTTGTGCAACTCATGGGGGGCGATATTGACGTACAAAGCCAATTAGGTGAAGGCTCAACGTTTCACTTCACAGTAACGATTGAACGCGCAGATATTAATACCTTGCCCATTAGTGAACCTTATGCCACCGTTGTTGGATTGGCAACGGGACAAGCAAATTATAAATTATTAATCGTTGAAGATAATGATGAAAGTCGCCTCTTATTAAAACGCCTGCTTGAAGGGGTTGGTTTTGTTGTTAATGAAGCCAGTAATGGCAAACAAGCCGTAAGCCTTTGCCAACAATGGCAACCTGATTTAATTTGGATGGATATTCGTATGCCTGTTATGAATGGTTATGAAGCAACCAAACAAATTAAAGCGCAAGCGAAGGGGAAAAACATCATCATCATCGCACTCACAGCCAGCGCATTTGAACATGAACGCCAACATATACTGGATGCAGGCTGTGACGACTTTGTACGTAAACCCTTTAGAGAAAGAGAAATATTTGATAAATTAGCATATTATTTAGGCGTGCGTTTTATCTACAATACCCAAACCAATAACAGTATTAGCCCTGCACCGACTGAACAATCAACAACGTCCTTCCATCACTTGGAACAACGACTGCATACGCTCCCTGCTCAATGGCTAACGGATTTACAACTAGCAGCAGCACAAGCAGATAATGATGTTGTTATGCAACTACTACAAGAACTGCCTAACACACATCATGATATTGCAGATAACATTGCAACCTTAGCCCACGATTTTCAATTTGATACTATCATCACTCTCTGTAAATCAGTTTTATCACTCTCACCTAATCGGCAGGTGCAATAA